In Thiofilum sp., the genomic window CGACCTCATCTCCGTCGTGAATCAGCGTATTGGCATCACTATAAGATTGATTGACCGCTACGCGTACCGTATTAGGCATTAATTCCTTACCAGAGGCTTGTTGCCATAACTGCAAGGCTGTTAAAGGTTCGGCGTATTCCAGTACGAGCTGATCTTTACCCACTTGCTCTTTTAAACTGCCAAAAAACAATACTTTGATACTCATACTTGCCCCTGCACTCCAAAATATTCCAATACAAACGCCACTACTTGCTCAGGCTTATTTAAATCCAATACTG contains:
- the moaD gene encoding molybdopterin converting factor subunit 1; translation: MSIKVLFFGSLKEQVGKDQLVLEYAEPLTALQLWQQASGKELMPNTVRVAVNQSYSDANTLIHDGDEVAFFPPVTGG